The sequence GGCAGCATGTGGAACACGATGCCCGCGCACACCCACGACCGGCGGACCGAGTGCTATCTGTACTTCGACCTGCCCGACGACGCCCGCGTGCTGCATATCCTCGGCAAGCCCAGCGAGACCCGGCACCTGGTAGTCGCCAGCGAGGAGGCGATCATCTCCCCGAGCTGGTCCGTGCACTCCGGAGTCGGCACCGCTGCCTACAGCTTCGTCTGGGCGATGGCCGGCGAGAACCAGTCCTTCGACGATATGGACACCTTCCCGGTCGCCGAGATGCGCTGACCTCACGCCCCACTCGCGCTCCCGCACTCCTGCACTCCTGCACGCCTGCACGCCTGCACGCCTGCACGCCTGCACGCCTGCACGCCTTGAGCACCGCCTACCACGGTGGGACGAACGATCCGCCTGCTCCGCCGTCGTCGGCCGAGGGGATCCGCCGCTCAGGACCATCACGACCCCACTTGCAAAAGGTGTGATCATTGTGGGACCGTAGTGCCTCACACCGCGGTGCCCCGGGGTCACCGGCCCGCGACGCCGCTCCGACCTCAAGGTAGGCACATGACCAGCCCGCTGTTCGACATCACCGGCAAGCTCGCATTCGTCACCGGTTCCTCCCGCGGCCTGGGCTTGGCCCTGGCGACGGGGCTGGCCGAGGCGGGCGCGAAGGTGGTGCTGCATGGGCGGGACCCGCAGGCCCTGGCCGCCGCCGCCGAGACCGTCGGCCGGGTGACCTCGGGTGGCCCGGTGCCCACGGCGCGGTTCGACGTCACCGACGCCGGTGCAGTGGCCGAGAACGTGTCCGCACTCATCGATGAGCACGGCGTGCCGGACATTCTGGTGAACAACGCCGGGATTCAGCGTCGGGCGCCGTTCAACGAGTTCGACGCCGAGGACTGGGATGCGGTGATCGCCGGCAACCTGTCCAGCGCGTTCTACGTCTCCCGCCAGATCACCCCGGGGATGGCCGCGCGCGGTAGCGGCAAGGTGATCAACCTCGGCTCGGTGATGAGCCAGCTCGCCCGGCAGACGATTGCTCCGTACGGGGCGTCCAAGGGTGGGGTGCTGATGCTCACCAAGGGGATGGCGGCCGACCTGGCCCGGTTCAACATCCAGGTGAACGCCATCTCCCCCGGCTACTTCAAGACCGAGATGAACGCTGCGCTGGTCGCCGATGCAGAGTTCAGCGGCTGGGTGGGTACCCGAACCCCGGCACAGCGCTGGGGTCTGCCGGAGGAGCTGGTCGGCACGCTGATCTTCCTTGCCTCGGACGCCTCCGCGTTCGTCTCCGGTCAGAACATCTTCGTCGACGGCGGTATGACCGCCATCGTCTGATCCTGCCCTCCCGCTCACTCACCTTCCGCTCCACTTCCTAGCTAGGACACCCGCTATGCGTGCTCTCGTCATCAACGGCAAGGAGGACCTCAGCCTCGCCGAGGTCCCCGTCCCCGAACCTGGACCTGGTCAGGTCCGGATCCGTACCGCCTATGTCGGAATCTGCGGTTCGGATCTGCACTACTACTACGACGGTGCGAACGGGGCGTTCGTGGTGCGGGAGCCCCTCATTCCTGGGCACGAGATGTCCGGCACCGTGGACGCCGACCCGTCTGGGGAGCTTGCTCCCGGCACTGCGGTCACCGTGCACCCGGCCACCTTCGGCGACGAGCAGCCCGGGCTGGCGCAGGCGCCGCACCTGTGGCCGAACGGCGCCTACCTGGGCAGTGCCTCGACCTGGCCACACACCCAGGGTGCGGCAGCGGAGTACTTCGTCGTGGACGCCTCGATGGTGCGGGTGCTGCCGGCCGGGCTGCCGCTCAACCGCGCCGCCTTGGCCGAGCCGCTGGCGGTGGGGCTGCACGGTATCGCGCTCGCCGGTGGAGTGGCCGGTCAGCGGGTGCTGGTCACGGGCTCCGGTGCCATCGGTCTACTCGCTGCCGGTGCAGCGGTGGCGCTCGGCGCTGCAGAGGTGACCACCACCGATGTGCTCGAGGGGCCGCTGGGCCGTGCCCGCGGGCTCGGTGCGGCGCAGACGATCAACGTCCGGTCCGAGGAGATCCCGGCCGAGGCCTACGACGTGGTGCTGGAGTGCTCGGGCATCCCGGCCTCGATCAACGCGGCGTTCGTGGCCGCGCGGCGGGCCGGCACCTACGTGCAGGTGGGCATGGTGCCGAACGCTGCCAGCGGGATCAACCTGGCACCGATGATCTCCAAGGAGCTGACCATGCACGGCTCGTTCCGGTTCAACAACGAGATCGACGCGGCGATCTCGCTGTTGGCCGAACGGCCCGAGATCGAGCAGGTCATCACGCACACCTTCGACGCGGCGGATGCGGTGCAGGGATTCGCTACCGCCAAGGACTCCGAAGCCTCCGGCAAGGTGCTCCTTGCCCTGCCCGCCGACCCCGACACTGCCTGAACA is a genomic window of Ruania zhangjianzhongii containing:
- a CDS encoding SDR family oxidoreductase, with protein sequence MTSPLFDITGKLAFVTGSSRGLGLALATGLAEAGAKVVLHGRDPQALAAAAETVGRVTSGGPVPTARFDVTDAGAVAENVSALIDEHGVPDILVNNAGIQRRAPFNEFDAEDWDAVIAGNLSSAFYVSRQITPGMAARGSGKVINLGSVMSQLARQTIAPYGASKGGVLMLTKGMAADLARFNIQVNAISPGYFKTEMNAALVADAEFSGWVGTRTPAQRWGLPEELVGTLIFLASDASAFVSGQNIFVDGGMTAIV
- a CDS encoding zinc-binding dehydrogenase, producing the protein MRALVINGKEDLSLAEVPVPEPGPGQVRIRTAYVGICGSDLHYYYDGANGAFVVREPLIPGHEMSGTVDADPSGELAPGTAVTVHPATFGDEQPGLAQAPHLWPNGAYLGSASTWPHTQGAAAEYFVVDASMVRVLPAGLPLNRAALAEPLAVGLHGIALAGGVAGQRVLVTGSGAIGLLAAGAAVALGAAEVTTTDVLEGPLGRARGLGAAQTINVRSEEIPAEAYDVVLECSGIPASINAAFVAARRAGTYVQVGMVPNAASGINLAPMISKELTMHGSFRFNNEIDAAISLLAERPEIEQVITHTFDAADAVQGFATAKDSEASGKVLLALPADPDTA